From Bacteroides uniformis:
CAATGCCGAATTTCTCGCGGACAGAAGCCCGCACGGCATCCGAAAGAGCGACAATATCCGCTCCCGTGGCACCACCCGAGTTCACCAGCACCAACGCCTGCCGGCCGTGCACCGCAGCAGGCCCCAGCGCCTTGCCTTTCCAGCCACACCGGTCTATCATCCAGGCAGCCGGTATCTTTACCCGACCGGCATCCACATCATAGTGGGGCATGTCCGGATATTCCCGTTGCAAAGACTCGAACTGCCGACGCGGCACGATGGGGTTCATAAAAAAACTACCCGCATTGCCCAGCACCTTCGGGTCGGGCAACTTGCTTTGACGGATGTCTATAATCACGCGGCGCAAAATTTCCAGATTCAGCACCGGATATTTCTCCAGCTCCTGCCGGATAGTACCGTAATCCAATGTATAATGTTCCCGTTTACCCAGGCAGAAGTTCACGTAAGTCACAAACACGGTCTTCATCTCCGGTTGCTTAAACAAGCTCTTTCTGTAGGAGTAGCCGCATTCGTCCACCCCGTAGATACGCTTCTCCCTTGCCATGTTTATGGTTTCCACGGATGTTATCAGGTCCTTTACTTCCACACCATAGGCACCGATATTCTGTACTGCGCTCGCCCCCACCTCACCCGGTATCAGCGAAAGGTTCTCGGCACCATACCAA
This genomic window contains:
- the murB gene encoding UDP-N-acetylmuramate dehydrogenase; its protein translation is MKKIPNTFGIDVTAARFLEYGSEDELRELIAAGQVVAPWLHIGGGSNLLFIKDYEGTVLHSRIGGLEVTSEDEEHVSVRVGAGVVWDDFVAYCVERHWYGAENLSLIPGEVGASAVQNIGAYGVEVKDLITSVETINMAREKRIYGVDECGYSYRKSLFKQPEMKTVFVTYVNFCLGKREHYTLDYGTIRQELEKYPVLNLEILRRVIIDIRQSKLPDPKVLGNAGSFFMNPIVPRRQFESLQREYPDMPHYDVDAGRVKIPAAWMIDRCGWKGKALGPAAVHGRQALVLVNSGGATGADIVALSDAVRASVREKFGIDIHPEVCLIK